Within the Burkholderia mayonis genome, the region CGCAGATGCAGGAGCGCGACGGCGAGCGCGTGCTCGTCAGCGTCGGCGTGCCGATCGGCGAGCAGCGGGTCGTCGTGCGCGATCTGAACACGAACGAGCGCTGCGCGGACGACGTGATCGGCGAAATCTGCGTCGCCGGCCAAAGCGTCGCGCCCGGATACTGGCAGCAGTACGAACAGACGATCGCGACGTTCCAGCGCGGCATCGGCGGCGAAACGGGGCAGGAATTCGCGGGCACGGGCGATCTCGGCTTCCATCATCGCGGCGATCTGTACATCACTGGCCGCCTGAAGGACATGATCATCATCGCGGGGCGCAACTACTACTCGGAAGACGTCGAGTATGCGGTCATCGGCAGTCGGCCCGAGCTGGTGCCGAACGGCTGCGCGGCGTTCACGGTCGAGGCGGACGACGAGGAGCGGCTCGTCGTCGTCGCCGAAATCGAGCGCACGCAGCGCAAGGGCGATCTCGACGCGCTGCTCAAGGGCATTCGCGAGGTGATCTGGCATCGCCACGACATCAGTCCCGGCTCGGTGCTGCTGGTGTCGCCCGGCAGCGTGCCGAAGACGTCGAGCGGCAAGGTGCGGCGCAGTGAATGCCGCAACCGGATGCGCGACGGCGAGCTGACGATACTCGCGCGCTGGGACGCCGACGATCGCATGTCCTACGCGACGCAGGGCGCTGTCGCGTCGATCGCGTCAACCGTGTCGTCCGCCGCGCCGAGCGTGAAGATCGATGCGGCCGACGCGGGCTGCAACGCTTCGCCGAACGCATCGAAGGTCGAGCAGCTCAAGGACTGGCTGCGTCACTACGCGCGCACGCGGATCGATTCGCGGACCATCGACGAGCGCCGCACGATTCCGCCGCACATCGTGCTCGATTTCGGCAACGAAGGGCTGCTCGGCATGCAGATCGACCGCGCATACGGCGGCCTCGGCTTCGCGCATCGCGAGATGCTGGAGGTGGTGTCGCAGCTCGCGACGATCGATTCGACGCTCGCATTCTTCGTCGGCCTGAACAATACGCTCGGCATCCGCCCGATCATGCTGCATGCGCAGCCGGCACTGCGCGACGAACTGCTGCCGCTGCTCGCGACAGGGCGAACACTTGCCGCGTTCGCGCTCACCGAGCCGGCCGCGGGCTCCAACGTGCGCGCGATCGGCTCGACCGCGCAGCGCATCGACGGCGATCATTGGCTCGTCAGCGGCCAGAAGAGCTGGAGCGGATCGTCCGCGTGGGCGGGCGTGATCAACGTGTTCGCGAAGCAGGCCGACGGCGCGGGGATGATCGGGCTCGCCGTCAGACAAGGCACGCCCGGCCTGCGGATCGGCGCGGAAGACCTGACGATGGGCGTGCGCGGAATGATCCAGAACACGCTGCATCTCGATCGCGCACGCGTGAGCGACGCGTGCCGGCTCGGCGCGATCGGGCAGGGAATGGCGGTTGCGCAGCAGACGATGAATTTCGCGCGCCTCGGCATCGGTGCGGTCTGCGTCGGCGGGATGAAGCGTTGCGCGCAACTGATGCATCGCTACGGCGCGCGGCGCCGGATCGGCACGGGGCTGTTGCTCGACAACCCGCTGAGCCGCCAGCGCCTCGGCGACCTGCGGCATCGCATCGACGGCTTGAACGCGCTGATCGAGCACCTGGCGGCCGATTTCGACGCGGGGCGCGACGCGCCCGAAGACGGCTTGCTGATCGCGAAGATCCTCGGCTCCGAATTCTTGTCGCAGTCGTCCGACGAACTGATGCAGATGCTGGGCGGCCGCGGCTACATCGAATCCAATCTCGCGCCGCAGATCTTCCGCGATGCGCGCCTGCCGCGCATCTTCGAAGGGCCGACCGAGACACTGCTCGCGCATCTGGGCAGCCGGCTGCTGAACGGCAGCGACGATCTGCTCGGCTATCTGGGCGCGCGGACGGGCGCCGGCGCGCTCGCCGCGGAACTGCGCGAGCTCGGCGAACGGCTGCTCGACGACGGGCTTGCGAACGCCGGGCAACTCGGCGGCGCCGCGCATGCGACGAACTGGGTCAACTACTGGCTCGGCGCCGTCGCGCAGTGGGCGCTGCTGCTGGCGGCCGTCGAGCAGGCCGCGAAGCGACGCGGCGTCGACGGCGCGACGCTCGAATGGGCGCAGAGCCAATACGAACTCGCCGTTGAAGCGGCGCAGCGTCAGGTTGGCCGGCGGCGCGTGCTGTCGAGCGCCGCGCAGATCGCCGAGTGGGCGCTGCACGTCGAGCGCGAGATCGGACCGATCGAGCAGACGGCGCCGGGCGCGACGCAGCGGCTCGATCCGCTGCTGCGCGCCGAGCATGACGCGCGCCCGGAGCCGTCCGATGCCGGCGTCGCGCTCGCCGACGACGAACCGCCGCCGACGGCGGACGACGCGCCGACGCCTGCGCCGGTCGCTCCGGCCGATCCCGAACTGAAGCGGGAGTTCGAGCAATGGCTGCTGACGTGGCTGGGCGAGCGTCTGCGGAATCGCCGGATCGCGCTGACGGCCGAGACGACTTTCGTCGACATCGGGCTCGATTCGATCCTCGCGGTCGAGCTGACGATGGCGTTCAGCGACGCATTCCGCACGACCATCGACGCATCCGCCGTCTGGGATCATTCGTCGATCGACGCATTGGCGGCGCATCTCGCCACCCGAATGGACCGAAGCATGCGCGCACACGCGGGCGCGGCTTCGTCCGACACTTCTTCTTCCTTGTGAGGCGCATCCGATCATGCAGTCGCTTTGTGAACTAGCCACCTCTGCCGGCACTCTGACCGAGCAGCTTGAAAATTACCTCCGCTCGCACGCCGACGACAGCTGCAAGCTGCTCGGCGTACCGGCAGGCACGCCGTTGCGCGTCGAGATCGTCGACACTGGCGCGCCGATCGAGACTCGCCGCGATGATCGGGCGGCGACGCTGCGCATCGGCGAAGAGGACGCGCAGCGCGTGATGGCCTATACGCGCAGCTGCAACTGGGCGAACGGCATCGTGCTCGTGCCGACGCTCACGCGCCTCGTGCTCGCGGGCGCGTTTGACGGTCTGAAGGCCGGCGAGCCGCGCGCGATGCGCGCGTTCGCCGCCGGGCACAAGGCCGATCCGACGCGCAATCTCGGGCTGCTGTGGGGCGCGCTGAACCTGCTCGCGCTGGCCGGCTGGGTCACGCTGAGCAGCGGCGACGAGCGCGCCGACTATGCGCTGACGCCCGCCGGCGCGTGCGTGGTCGAGTGCGTGAACGCGCAGCGGCCGCTCTTCACGCGATTGGCCGATGCGACGTCGATGCTGCAGCACCTGCATGCGCTGTGTCAGCGTCGGCGCGTGAACGACGACGAAAGCGCGCTCTATGCGGAGCTCGTGCGAATCTGCGTCGACGGATGGCCGCTGCCGGCACCGCGGAACGACCTCGAGCGGCACGTCCATGCGCAGTTGCGCACAGCAATGGACGGGCTGTTGCTCGGCCCGACGTGGGTCGCGCTCGACATGCCGGTGTTCGAGAAGCAAGGCAAGCAGCAAGGCAAGGTCGCGGCAAGCGTCTTCGAGGCGTTCGATATGCGACGCGACTGGGTGTCGATCGGCGACGGTTGGCCGCACGCGGATGGCGTAGCGCTGAGCGCGGCGTGGGCGCTGATGGGCCACGCGGGCGTCGCGGACGTCGATTCCGAGGGCGCGCGCGTGCAGCTCAACGAAGCGGGCCGGATTCATCGGCCGATTGCCGCGCCGTACGCGGGGCTCGCCGCATCGTACCTGCGCACTTACGCGTTGCTCGACGAATTGCTGTTCGGCGATCCTGATCCGCTCGATGTCGATCGCGACGGACACATCGATCGCGTGATGAACGTGTACGCGTCGAGCGGCGCCGGGTCGGGTCCGGCGTCGAGGGAGATTTCGACGAAGATCATTCGCCGCCTGTTCGACGAGACGCCGCTCGATCAACAGCCGGCCGGCATTTCCGACATGGGCTGCGGCGACGGCAGCGCGCTGCGGCGCCTCGCGCAGTACGTCATACAGTCGACGCGGCGCGGCCGGCATCTCGCCGACTATCCGCTCATCGTCATCGGCGCGGACTACAACGAATCGGCGCGCAGTCGCGCGGCCGACACGCTGTCGGAGCTGGGCCGCGTGCCGGGCGTGCACGTGCGCGTGATCGACGCCGACATTTCGCAGCCCGATCGTTACGACGAAGCGGTCACCGCGAGCGGCCTGACCGTGAAGGCGATGGACGGCAGCCGCCGCGCGGCGCGTCTCGGCGATCTGCTGCACACGTTCATGTTCCTGGTCCACAACCGGCGTCTCGACGTGCGTCGCGGCGACGCCGCCGACGCGATCCTCGAGCGCTACCTGCGGCAGGTCGATCGGACGCATCTGCGCGGTGTCGTCGAGCGTTACTATCCGGGACAACTGACCGTCTCGGACGATGCGGCGCTGCCGATTCCGCTCGACGAGATCAAGCGTGCGTTCCGCGTCGCGTACAGCGACGCCGAAGGACTCGTGCCCGGCTACGTCGCGGCCGCCGATCTGATCGACTTCGTCGCGCGCTGGAAGCCGCACGCGAAGCATGGTTTCCTCGTCGTCGAGGGGCACAGCCCGTGGGCCGCGAGCCTGCTGGACGACGCGATTGCCGACCCGGGCCGCTGGACCCGCACCGAACAGTTGCCGGCCGTGTTCAATTGGGGGATGCACTTCGTGTCGCGGCAGTTCATGGCGCCGTTCGACGAGTTCATGCTCGCGATGTGCCTGGCAGGCTTGAGCCCGCGCGATGCGATTCACGGGCGCATCCACCCGGAGGGGTTTCCCGGGCCCGACCTGCTGAACGAGTACCGGTTCTTCAGCATCGCCGATTATGTTGCTTTCGACGCGGCGGATGCCTGAGCCCGTCTGCCGGCGAACTTCGGGGCAGAGGCGGGACGTTTAGCGCGAGCGCCTTTCGTTTGACGGCGGCGGCCGAGGTCCGGACGTCGCCTGCGGGCGGAAGGCGCTCGCGGCGTTCGCCGCCGCCGATGCACGCAGCGCGACACCAATTTCCGGCTATGACGTCGCGCGCTCGATTCCGGGATGTCGTCCCCGATATCGGCGCGGACGGGTTCCGTCCACATTCCCTCGCCGATTCCGCTGTCGCGTCAACCGATGCCGTATAGTTCGGCTGGCGCGGACGGCGTCCGCCGCGCATCGATCAAGATGATCGATCCAGTTCGTAAAAATCGATAGGGGAGGGGAAACATGAACGTGTCGCAAGCTTGCCTGCTAATCGCCGCGCTGATGCCATTCGTCTGGACGATGTGCGCGAAGTCGGGCGCGCACTACGACAACCGCGCGCCGCGCCAGTATCTCGCGCAGCTCGAAGGCTGGCGCGCGCGGGCGTTCGCCGCGCATCAGAACTCGTGGGAGGCGCTCGCGCTGTTCACCGCCGCGCTCGTCGTTGCGTGGCACAACGGCGCGAACGTGCAGCGCGTCGATCAGCTTGCGATTGTCTTCGTTGCTTCGCGCGTGGTCTATGGGGTGTTTTATCTGCTGAACTGGGCGACGCTGCGCTCGCTGGTGTGGACCGTCGGTTTCGCTTGCGTGGTCTGGTTGTTCTTCGCCGCGCCCTGAGCGCACGGCATGTTCCAAGCCCGTTGCACGACGTTGCGTGCGGCTGGCGCATTGCGCTTCACACCTTTCACTGTGCGATGCGGCGGCCGGGCGTTCGACGCGCCCGGCCGCCGCGGCTTTCTTTGTGTCGCGAACCTAAAAAAACGCCCTCGCCGCGATGCTCTCCACATCTCGACGAGGGCCAACGGTAGACAGTTGAGCGGGTATCGCGCGGATCAGGCAGCGACCCGCTCGTCGCTTTGCGCGGCTTCGGTGGCCGGGGCCGGCGCCGCGTCCGCTTCGCTGCGGATCAGGTAATCGAACGCGCCGAGCGAAGCCTTCGCGCCTTCACCGACGGCGATCACGATCTGCTTGTACGGCACGGTCGTCACGTCGCCGGCTGCGAACACGCCCGGCACCGACGTTGCGCCGCGCGCATCGACGGTGATCTCGCCGTGCTTCGACAGAGCGAGCGTTCCCTTCAGCCATTCGGTGTTCGGCACGAGGCCGATCTGGACGAACACGCCTTCCAGCTCGACGCGCTTCGTCTCGCCGGCGCGCATGTCTTCGTAGACGAGCCCGTTCAGCTTCGCGCCGTCGCCCGTGAGTTCGGTCGTGCGTGCCTGCGTGATCACCGTCACGTTCGCGAGACTGTGCAGCTTGCGCTGCAGCACTTCGTCCGCGCGCAGCTGTGTGCCGTATTCGATCAGCGTCACCTCGCGGACGACGCCGGCGAGATCGATCGCCGCTTCGACACCCGAGTTGCCGCCGCCGACCACCGCGACGCGCTTGCCCTTGAAGAGCGGGCCGTCGCAATGCGGGCAGTACGCGACACCGCGATTGCGATACTCGCGCTCGCCGGGCACGCCGATTTCGCGCCAGCGCGCGCCGGTCGCGAGCACGATGGCCTTCGCCTTCAGCACCGCGCCGCTCGCGAGATGGATCTCGTGAATACGGCCGGGGACGAGCTTGTCGGCGCGCTGCACGTCGATCACGTCGACTTCGTACTGCTTTACGTGTTGTTCGAGCGCGGTCGCGAACTTCGGCCCCTCGGTTTCCTGGACCGACACGAAGTTCTCGATGGCCATCGTGTCGAGCACCTGCCCGCCGAAGCGCTCGGCGACGACGCCCGTCGCAATGCCCTTGCGCGCCGCGTAGATCGCAGCCGCCGCGCCCGCGGGGCCGCCGCCGACGATCAGCATGTCGAACACAGGCTTCGCCGCGAGCGCCTCCGCCGCGCGCCGGCTCGCGCCGGCATCGAGCTTCGCGAGGATTTCCTTCACGCTGCTGCGGCCCTGGCCGAAGGTTTCGCCGTTCAGAAAGAGCGTCGGCACGGCCATGATCCGGCGCGCTTCGACCTCGTCCTGGAACAGCGCGCCGTCGATCATCACGTGACGGATGCGCGGGTTGACGAGCGCCATCACATTGAGCGCCTGTACGACTTCCGGGCAGTTCTGGCAGGTCAGCGAAATGTACGTCTCGAATGCGTAGTCGCCGTCGAGCTGGCGGATCTGCTCGATCACCGCGTCGTCGAGCTTGAGCGGATGACCGCCCGCTTGCAGCAGTGCGAGCACGAGCGACGTGAATTCATGGCCCATCGGAATGCCGGCGAAACGAATGCCGGTCGCCTTGCCCCGTTCGCCGACCGAGAACGACGGCTTGCGCTCGGCGTCGTCGCGGCGCTCGACCACGGTGACTTGCGGCGACAGCGACGCGATCTCGTCGAGCAGCGCGTGCAGCTCGCGCGACTTGTCGCCGTTGTCGAGTGACGCGACGAGCTCGACCGGGCGGGTGATTCGTTCGAGGTACGATTTCAACTGAGTCTTGAGATTGGTGTCGAGCATGGCGATTCGGATTCCGTAACGAGAGTGGACCGCGCTCGCCGCTCTCGTACGATGCGGTGCGGTGCGGTGAGCGGGCCGCGACGGACGCGGCCCGCGTGGCGCGCACGGCGGCAATGCCGCCGTGCGGAGTTAGATCTTGCCGATCAGGTCGAGCGACGGCGTGAGCGTGTCGGCGCCCGGCGTCCACTTGGCGGGGCACACTTCGCCCGGATGCGCGGCGATGTATTGCGCGGCCTGGACCTTGCGCAGCAGTTCGCCTGCATCGCGGCCGATGCCGTTGTCGTGGATCTCGCACAGCTTGATCTCGCCTTCCGGGTTGATCACGAACGTGCCGCGCAGTGCGAGGCCTTCTTCTTCGATCAGCACGTCGAAGTTGCGCGAGATCGCGAGCGTCGGATCGCCGATCATCGGATACTTGATCTTCGAGATCGTGTCCGACGTGTCGTGCCATGCCTTGTGCGTGAAGTGCGTGTCGGTCGACACCGCGTAGATTTCGACGCCGAGCTTCTGGAAGTCGGCGTAGCGGTCGGCCAGATCGCCGAGCTCGGTCGGGCACACGAACGTGAAGTCGGCCGGATAGAACACGACGACGGACCACTTGCCCTTCAGGGTTTCGTCGCTGACTTGCACGAAGTCGCCGTTATGGTATGCGGTGGCCTTGAACGGTTTGATCTGGCTGTTGATGATCGGCATTTGCGCTTCCTCTTGGGTCGGTGTGTGATCAGGAAGCGCCAGTATGGCGATGTGGCCCGTTTCTGTGAAATTGCTTGTTTCAATGGTCGGAATCGGTAATGCCTATCCGGCCGCCCGGCCGGGCGGCGGGCAGGCAAAAAAAGGCTCATCGAGGAATTCCGGGGAACGCGGCGCGGATTTTGAGAGGATCTCATGCTCACGCTTGGCCGTCGTCAGGCCGTCATGTCGCTTGCCGCCGTCGCGATCGGCTTGCGCCACCCAGTTATGGATCGTTTGCGCCGTGGGTTCGAACTCCCGCGCAAGCTCCTCGGGCGCACGGCCAGCCTTGACCAACTAGACCATCTGCGCCAGAAATTCCGGCGCGTAGGGGTTGTGGTGCTTTCCCATGACGGGCTCCTCCTGTTCCACAGGATAGGTGTCCAAGAAACCGGGTCAACTTCAGTCGACCGCCCGAGCGACAAAACAAGAGTCGCGCGGACGGTCACTTCTGTCTGCGCGGGAGTGACCGTACAGACAGGCTTTTCGCGTCAAGGACGCGCCACGTCGAACAGTCCTTCGCGGACGGGCGAAAAAACATCGAGGTCCGCTTGGTAGCGGGATTGACCTTCGACTGCCAGTTCGACCAGCACGCGCCCGAACAACGGAGCGTATTTGAATGCGCGCCCAGACTCCATGACGCACATTGAAGCGCGTGGATAGAACGCGTCGGTGGACGGTTCCGTCGGGATTCGACCGATGACGAGCTTGCCGTCCGGACTCATGGAATAGAGGCATGTGCCGGCGTGATGGTAGCGGCCGGCATCGATGACACCGGGATCGATGAGCCGGCCGAGATGACCGGTGAGCTCATCCAGCAGGCGCTCGTTCACGCCAGGCCGGATTGCCGCGGGCGAGTCGAAGACATCGTAGGTGTAGTCCGCGCTCATCTTCACCATGTTGCTCATGGTCGGCGAGAAATCCAGCGGAGGGAAGCCGTAGAACGTGCCATGGTCGCTCGCATCGATGTTCCCGAACTCGAACCAGATCGGTACCTGGGGACTGCGTTTCTTGAGTTCCCAGTACGCGTAGTTCATCTGCCAGATCTTCCAGCGCGGCGTTTGCTGCAGGCCGAAGCTCTTCAGCACCGAGTCGGTCCATACGCCCGGACATGCTATCAGATGTTGTCCGTGGACCGAGAGCGACTCGCCGTCGCTCTCGGTGTGCAGCATGTAGCCGCGGCCCGCGGCCGCCGGATGATGGTCGATGCCGACCACGGCATGCTTGTCCAGCACGTGCAGGTGGCCTGTCTGCTTCGCCGCCAGAAAGAACGTCTTCGCGGCCGCCTGGACATTGATAGAGGCGCTCGCGGCCTGGACAAGCCCCGCATAATCGTCAGGCAGGGCCGCCCGATTGAATACCGGGAACCGCCGGTGGATCGCATCGGGAGAGTCCAGGTACGCATACGGCATTCCCATGCCGTCCATGGTCGCCCGGACCTGCATGATGTTGCCTTCGGTCGTCATCGGCGCATCCCGATGTCCAAAGAAAATGAGATCGTTCACCGCAAGCAGTTGCGCGCCCGTTGCGTGCTGGAGTTCCATCCAGAGGGCGAGGGACGTTTCGGCCAGACGCGCTTCCGACTTGTTGTCCTGCATCAGGCGGAACATCCGCTCGATGCCCTTGGAGCTATTGACGTCATTGCGGACACCGAACTGATCGATGATCAGCGTATCCAGGCCCTTGGCCGTCGCATAGTAGGCGCTTGCGAGACCGAGAATGCCTCCGCCTACGACCAGCACGTCGAAATTCGAACCGGATTTGATGGGATGCATCGTATTCTCCTGATAGCTAGAGCTTGCGTGATGGTGATGATTCGTTGATGCGACCGGCAGCGCAGCGGGTCTTAAGCGCGCTCGGTCCGGAGCCGCGCCGCGCTCAGGCTGACCCAGTACCCGGGTTGATAGGGAACCGGCAGAAATCGCTCGTGCAGCTCGCGAAACGTGGCTTCGGGATCCAGGTCCGCAAAGGGCTCCGGGTGCAGCCATTTGGCCAGGCGCTGCAGCGCGATGAAGTAATACGGGTTGTCGTAGAACGGATGCCAGATCGCATACACGCGCCCACTTCTGACTGCGCGCAGGGCCCGGTACCCGGGCCTTGCCATCAGTCGTTGAAGACGAGCCCGCCCTTCGGCGAGGTCGGCGCCCGGCCCGAGATTGACCCAATCGCCTGCCGGCGAATACAGCGACCAGTTGGCTCCTGTGACAATCACGACGTCCGGGTCGGATGCGATGACCTGCTCCGGATGCAGTGTTCCAAAGTCCCCTTGCAGAAATCGGTCGCCGAGGTTGTCGCCGCCCGCGGCTCTGACCAATATGCCGAAGTTGCCATGGCCGTAGCTCAGGCAGCAGTCGTCATAGAGGCCGGCGGCACGCTCGAGCATGAGCAGCGGCCGCGATGCGACCTTTTGCAAGGTCTCTGTCACACGCCGTGTCTGCGTGTCGCGGAATGCCAGGAAGCTGCTTGCGCGCGCCTGGCACCCCAGCAACTCGCCCATGATCTCTACGCTGCGCGTCGCGTTGGCAGACATAGGCGTGCGGAAATCCAGGTAGATGACCGGAATGCCGACTCGCTCCAGATGCGATTCCAGCCCCGACGATTCGGCGGCCGAGCGTGAGCTCAGGTTCAGCAGCACCACGTCGGGCTCCAGCGAGATGAGCCGTTCTGCGCTCAGCGCGTCCGACGTCGCGCCCGGAAACGTGGGAATGTTGCCGATTTCAGGAAAGCGCCGCTGATACGCGCGATAGCTGTCGAGATCGGCGGCGCGGAAGTTCTCCCCCCAGCCGACCACGTCGTGGAAAGGCGCGTTCGAACGCAGCAAGGGCAGGACATAGGCTAAGGCGCCGTCACCCAGCAACAGGCGGCGCGCCGGGCGACGCAGCGGTACGGCGCGGCCTGCGACGTCCTTGATCACCGTCGCTTCGGCGGAGACAGCCCGCGCCGAAGGCAGGGATACCAGCCACGCCGTGGCGAGCATACCGTGCAGCAGCGCGCGGCGCGGCCGGGAAATGTCAGTCAAATTTTCATCTCGCGACGAATGGGCCGCGTCCGGGCGCAGCCGCTCGATTGCACGGCTGTACGGCAGGGCTGCGCCGGACGCGGCACTTTCTCTCGGTGCCGCTTGCAGCGAACGCGGACCAGGCAGGCTCCTATCGTCTGGACGCGGGCGCCGAGGCGGCTGATATGACTCCCGCTGTCAATCGGGATCGTTTTTTCGGTTTTCAAATGCATGTTGTTCGAATTTCCTGAGGGCGGCGCAGCAGTAAATCTCGACGGTGGATCGCGCTGATATCCGCGGATTGGCTGCCGCATTACAGAGGTCCGCCCAATGAGTCTGCCGCTATCTAGTGCCGCAAGTCGAATCAGATCCGTTGCGTAGCCGCGTCGCGGGTTGCTCGTGTGCCGGGCTACGCCGCCTTCAGGAAACGCCTTCTCGAGTGGTTAGGGTGATTCAAGCGTTGCTCAGGTGTCGTGTTACGCCCTGCGTACATCGGGCCGGACGGCGAACGACATCGCGAGCCGGCTGACGTCCCGGATGAAGCCGCTGAGTTCGCGGGCGACCGCGACGACCGCGATGTTCTTTTGCTTAACCGCACGGACCCGCCTCGTAGACAATGCGGATGCATCGCGCCTTTGACTGTAGGCGCTTGCACAGCCGATCGATATCCGTTTTGGTCGTGCCGATCTTGCCAAGTAGTTCGACCTCGCCCGCGCCGAGCGCATAGGCGATGGTGATCGAGTCCTTATGGACGTCGAGACCGACGTACAGCGTGCTACCGTCTTCCATGCTGGCCTCCGCGGTGGAAATCGCCGGGTGTGGCCCCGTCCACACCGTGCGGCTCTGGCAGCGATGCTAACCCGCGTTTGATTCCTCGCAGCAGGCCAGCCCCTTTCTCACGGGAGCCATACCGACTAGTGGGCGTGCGAAAGCAGCGTGGGAATGTTGCAACCCAGCAGATGCGAGCGCTTGAGCAACTCTTCCGTCTTGGCGCCGATCAGCACCCCGGTGTATTCGTTCGCCTGATTTTGCGTCATGATGCGGAAGACATCCGGGAACGACCGTTCGACGCTGTCGCAGATCACAGCGCCGGCATTGCTGACGTAATCGGGGAGATACCCGATGCCCCTGCCGATCAGCTTCGCTTCCGCTTCCGGGCTCTCGAACGGGGAGTTCGAACTGCTGACCACCCAGCGAGTGCGAATGCGATCGACGGTCTTCATGTCGAGAATCCCGGAGAGGGAGGCGACGCATAGTACGTCGGATGCGCATGACCAGAACTCGTCCTCGCTCAGCATGCGCACGCCGGTGGGGATCTCCGGACTTGGCCGAACGTCGAATCCGACCACCTCGTAGTCGCGTTCGAGGCATTGCCGGGCCACCTCCCGGCCCACCTTGCCCATGCCGTGAATT harbors:
- a CDS encoding FAD-dependent oxidoreductase; translation: MHPIKSGSNFDVLVVGGGILGLASAYYATAKGLDTLIIDQFGVRNDVNSSKGIERMFRLMQDNKSEARLAETSLALWMELQHATGAQLLAVNDLIFFGHRDAPMTTEGNIMQVRATMDGMGMPYAYLDSPDAIHRRFPVFNRAALPDDYAGLVQAASASINVQAAAKTFFLAAKQTGHLHVLDKHAVVGIDHHPAAAGRGYMLHTESDGESLSVHGQHLIACPGVWTDSVLKSFGLQQTPRWKIWQMNYAYWELKKRSPQVPIWFEFGNIDASDHGTFYGFPPLDFSPTMSNMVKMSADYTYDVFDSPAAIRPGVNERLLDELTGHLGRLIDPGVIDAGRYHHAGTCLYSMSPDGKLVIGRIPTEPSTDAFYPRASMCVMESGRAFKYAPLFGRVLVELAVEGQSRYQADLDVFSPVREGLFDVARP
- a CDS encoding ABC transporter substrate-binding protein, with the translated sequence MTDISRPRRALLHGMLATAWLVSLPSARAVSAEATVIKDVAGRAVPLRRPARRLLLGDGALAYVLPLLRSNAPFHDVVGWGENFRAADLDSYRAYQRRFPEIGNIPTFPGATSDALSAERLISLEPDVVLLNLSSRSAAESSGLESHLERVGIPVIYLDFRTPMSANATRSVEIMGELLGCQARASSFLAFRDTQTRRVTETLQKVASRPLLMLERAAGLYDDCCLSYGHGNFGILVRAAGGDNLGDRFLQGDFGTLHPEQVIASDPDVVIVTGANWSLYSPAGDWVNLGPGADLAEGRARLQRLMARPGYRALRAVRSGRVYAIWHPFYDNPYYFIALQRLAKWLHPEPFADLDPEATFRELHERFLPVPYQPGYWVSLSAARLRTERA